One genomic region from Phycodurus eques isolate BA_2022a chromosome 16, UOR_Pequ_1.1, whole genome shotgun sequence encodes:
- the LOC133414409 gene encoding zinc finger CCCH domain-containing protein 7B-like isoform X2, whose amino-acid sequence MEPQRQKRRKETQALSSIQSSLTYPDSEGYKVSYVGNVTNPLNQIGPVGFSSMAHCAIPDKAYNVDQCAISDLDRLDTLEDDELLGDDLDNLLDCVPNEHIPPKSHNQEVASLSSRESTSMLPFQTPQLPPAFFSSSITQFISMNSLSLGGHNSLDARDDFSSPQGLHSLDNLPGSADGPSLKSTMLDSLDDLLLAAPCAVAVEANQSKTEPKELEKSIDDLLDEWTPVGRTCDPSAQLRSVSGVNQLNSLDSLDSFPPMEGGGPSFPALPQKGTGLDSLCNFSSSAVATSHSLITLKKQFPKCNDKWHTQTPVSNPLSATHDFMQACTSCFPRQGQGIYTSVHKPDLAHNCKRDILLCKRKGALPSEWTIVRQPPTWTSFSGPFVLCRELSGDLGLCKFGEKCTFAFHQLEIDVWTEERKGTLDRNLLFGPPGVTNVDPANSIIRLLQEHKGMFIFLCQECYDSKPRFISKRCSEDPRVCSNLNVPHSFDANKCLAFVMTTTNINYRKVRPLSIRAHLELCSQAIRDGCRGEYSCQKAHSVIELQTWRVQWDKGISPDELVKVSSKYYEKEEQKARKRTSSKDHAAANGRGTPKGKSLNMKMQFVCAQCLRGGFPSMPDKALQYCTASPKHPWIKNQSTLLVKSLEKNKWVPVRPLPHKKNFPAHYELCTRMLEKKCNYSGNCPFAHSEEEKEMWMYMKNQGVYEMEQMYNMWLTLSTNSRQADGPMLTQSIPEEKDIVMPTDNAEPMLSFYCYLCGRHSNGERQWQKHISAKKHKERLFSCEGEDEALKWSYRFPGTFLELCTKLETGCADGASCDFAHSSEELQEWIERRHFLRCKLAKAREDKLIMPDEVDFGKYNFILQD is encoded by the exons ATGGAGCCGCAGCGACAGAAACGCAGGAAAGAAACACAAGCTCTGAGTTCCATACA GTCCTCCCTGACATATCCCGATTCTGAGGGCTACAAG GTGTCTTATGTCGGAAATGTCACAAACCCTTTAAATCAAATTGGACCAG TCGGTTTTTCCAGCATGGCTCACTGTGCCATCCCTGACAAAGCATATAATGTAGACCAGTGTGCCATCTCTGACCTGGACAGACTGGACACTTTGGAGGACGATGAGCTGCTTGGCGATGACTTGGACAATTTGCTAGACTGCGTCCCTAATGAACACATACCACCTAAG AGCCACAATCAGGAAGTAGCCTCACTTTCCAGCAGGGAAAGCACTTCAATGCTGCCTTTTCAAACGCCTCAGCTCCCCCCAGCCTTCTTTAGCTCATCAATTACTCAATTTATCTCCATGAACTCCCTTTCACTTGGCGGTCACAACTCACTGGATGCCCGGGATGACTTCTCATCTCCACAGGGACTGCATTCCTTAGATAACCTCCCTGGAAGCGCAGATGGTCCAAGTTTGAAGTCAACAATGCTAGATTCCTTGGATGACCTCTTGTTGGCGGCTCCGTGTGCTGTAGCTGTAGAAGCCAACCAGTCCAAAACAGAACCGAAAGAACTTGAAAAGTCAATTGATGATTTGCTTGATGAGTGGACACCTGTAGGGCGAACCTGTGACCCATCTGCTCAACTTCGTTCTGTGTCGGGTGTGAACCAGCTGAATTCCCTGGATTCCTTGGACTCATTTCCCCCAATGGAGGGTGGGGGGCCTTCTTTTCCTGCACTCCCACAGAAAGGAACAGGCCTGGACTCACTCTGCAATTTCAGCTCCTCTG CTGTCGCAACGTCTCACAGTCTCATTACTTTAAAAAAGCAATTCCCAAAGTGCAACGACAAA TGGCATACACAAACTCCAGTATCAAACCCTCTGTCTGCCACCCATGACTTCATGCAGGCCTGTACTAGTTGCTTCCCTCGCCAAG gTCAAGGGATATACACCTCAGTTCACAAACCTGACCTCGCCCACAACTGTAAGCGAGACATTCTCTTGTGTAAACGAAAGGGAGCGCTTCCTTCAGAGTGGACCATAGTGCGGCAGCCACCTACATGGACATCCTTCAGCGGGCCatttgttctttgcagag aGCTGTCTGGAGATTTGGGCCTCTGTAAATTTGGGGAAAAGTGCACATTTGCCTTTCACCAATTGGAAATCGACGTTTGGACAGAGGAGAGGAAGGGGACGCTGGACAGAAATCTGCTCTTTGGACCGCCAGGTGTCACCAATGTAGACCCTGCGAACAGCATTATACGCCTTCTACAGGAACACAAGGGCATGTTCATATTCCTCTGTCAG GAGTGCTATGACAGTAAACCTCGGTTCATCAGTAAGCGCTGCAGTGAGGATCCCAGAGTGTGTTCTAACTTGAATGTTCCCCACTCCTTTGATGCCAACAA GTGTTTAGCATTTGTAATGACGACCACCAACATTAACTACAGAAAAGTGCGTCCACTCAGCATACGGGCCCACTTAGAATTGTGCAGCCAAGCCATTCGCGATGGATGCCGAGGGGAGTACAGCTGCCAGAAGGCTCACTCAGTCATTGAGCTACAAACCTGGAGGGTGCAGTGGGACAAAG GTATCAGTCCTGATGAGCTTGTTAAAGTCTCAtcaaaatattatgagaaagaGGAGCAGAAAGCAAGGAAACGGACCTCAAGTAAA GATCATGCTGCTGCAAATGGTAGGGGCACACCAAAAGGCAAGAGTTTAAACATGAAGATGCAGTTTGTCTGTGCTCAGTGCTTGCGAGGCGGCTTCCCCAGTATGCCGGACAAAGCTCTTCAGTATTGCACTGCCAGCCCCAAGCACCC GTGGATAAAAAACCAAAGCACACTGTTGGTGAAGTCCTTGGAGAAGAATAAATGGGTTCCTGTCAGACCGcttccacataaaaaaaacttcCCCGCACATTATGAA TTGTGTACCCGGATGTTGGAGAAAAAGTGTAACTACAGTGGAAACTGCCCCTTTGCACACAGCGAAGAGGAAAAGGAAATGTGGATGTACATGAAGAATCAAGGCG TCTATGAGATGGAGCAGATGTACAACATGTGGCTTACATTAAGCACAAATAGTCGCCAAGCAGACGGACCCATGCTCACCCAGTCCATCCCAGAAGAAAAAGACATTGTCATGCCAACAGACAACGCTGAACCAATG TTGAGCTTCTACTGTTATCTGTGTGGGAGGCACAGTAACGGCGAGCGACAATGGCAGAAACACATCTCAGCCAAAAAGCACAAGGAGCGCCTGTTCAGTTGTGAGGGAGAAGATGAGGCTTTGAAGTGGAGCTACCGCTTCCCTGGTACATTCTTGGAGCTCTGCACCAA GTTAGAAACTGGCTGCGCTGATGGGGCAAGCTGTGACTTCGCCCACAGTTCCGAGGAGTTGCAGGAGTGGATTGAGAGACGGCATTTCCTGCGTTGCAAATTGGCCAAAGCAAGGGAAGACAAGCTCATCATGCCTGATGAGGTTGACTTTGGAAAGTACAACTTTATACTTCAAGACTAA
- the LOC133414409 gene encoding zinc finger CCCH domain-containing protein 7B-like isoform X1, translating to MEPQRQKRRKETQALSSIQSSLTYPDSEGYKVSYVGNVTNPLNQIGPVGFSSMAHCAIPDKAYNVDQCAISDLDRLDTLEDDELLGDDLDNLLDCVPNEHIPPKSHNQEVASLSSRESTSMLPFQTPQLPPAFFSSSITQFISMNSLSLGGHNSLDARDDFSSPQGLHSLDNLPGSADGPSLKSTMLDSLDDLLLAAPCAVAVEANQSKTEPKELEKSIDDLLDEWTPVGRTCDPSAQLRSVSGVNQLNSLDSLDSFPPMEGGGPSFPALPQKGTGLDSLCNFSSSAVATSHSLITLKKQFPKCNDKQWHTQTPVSNPLSATHDFMQACTSCFPRQGQGIYTSVHKPDLAHNCKRDILLCKRKGALPSEWTIVRQPPTWTSFSGPFVLCRELSGDLGLCKFGEKCTFAFHQLEIDVWTEERKGTLDRNLLFGPPGVTNVDPANSIIRLLQEHKGMFIFLCQECYDSKPRFISKRCSEDPRVCSNLNVPHSFDANKCLAFVMTTTNINYRKVRPLSIRAHLELCSQAIRDGCRGEYSCQKAHSVIELQTWRVQWDKGISPDELVKVSSKYYEKEEQKARKRTSSKDHAAANGRGTPKGKSLNMKMQFVCAQCLRGGFPSMPDKALQYCTASPKHPWIKNQSTLLVKSLEKNKWVPVRPLPHKKNFPAHYELCTRMLEKKCNYSGNCPFAHSEEEKEMWMYMKNQGVYEMEQMYNMWLTLSTNSRQADGPMLTQSIPEEKDIVMPTDNAEPMLSFYCYLCGRHSNGERQWQKHISAKKHKERLFSCEGEDEALKWSYRFPGTFLELCTKLETGCADGASCDFAHSSEELQEWIERRHFLRCKLAKAREDKLIMPDEVDFGKYNFILQD from the exons ATGGAGCCGCAGCGACAGAAACGCAGGAAAGAAACACAAGCTCTGAGTTCCATACA GTCCTCCCTGACATATCCCGATTCTGAGGGCTACAAG GTGTCTTATGTCGGAAATGTCACAAACCCTTTAAATCAAATTGGACCAG TCGGTTTTTCCAGCATGGCTCACTGTGCCATCCCTGACAAAGCATATAATGTAGACCAGTGTGCCATCTCTGACCTGGACAGACTGGACACTTTGGAGGACGATGAGCTGCTTGGCGATGACTTGGACAATTTGCTAGACTGCGTCCCTAATGAACACATACCACCTAAG AGCCACAATCAGGAAGTAGCCTCACTTTCCAGCAGGGAAAGCACTTCAATGCTGCCTTTTCAAACGCCTCAGCTCCCCCCAGCCTTCTTTAGCTCATCAATTACTCAATTTATCTCCATGAACTCCCTTTCACTTGGCGGTCACAACTCACTGGATGCCCGGGATGACTTCTCATCTCCACAGGGACTGCATTCCTTAGATAACCTCCCTGGAAGCGCAGATGGTCCAAGTTTGAAGTCAACAATGCTAGATTCCTTGGATGACCTCTTGTTGGCGGCTCCGTGTGCTGTAGCTGTAGAAGCCAACCAGTCCAAAACAGAACCGAAAGAACTTGAAAAGTCAATTGATGATTTGCTTGATGAGTGGACACCTGTAGGGCGAACCTGTGACCCATCTGCTCAACTTCGTTCTGTGTCGGGTGTGAACCAGCTGAATTCCCTGGATTCCTTGGACTCATTTCCCCCAATGGAGGGTGGGGGGCCTTCTTTTCCTGCACTCCCACAGAAAGGAACAGGCCTGGACTCACTCTGCAATTTCAGCTCCTCTG CTGTCGCAACGTCTCACAGTCTCATTACTTTAAAAAAGCAATTCCCAAAGTGCAACGACAAA CAGTGGCATACACAAACTCCAGTATCAAACCCTCTGTCTGCCACCCATGACTTCATGCAGGCCTGTACTAGTTGCTTCCCTCGCCAAG gTCAAGGGATATACACCTCAGTTCACAAACCTGACCTCGCCCACAACTGTAAGCGAGACATTCTCTTGTGTAAACGAAAGGGAGCGCTTCCTTCAGAGTGGACCATAGTGCGGCAGCCACCTACATGGACATCCTTCAGCGGGCCatttgttctttgcagag aGCTGTCTGGAGATTTGGGCCTCTGTAAATTTGGGGAAAAGTGCACATTTGCCTTTCACCAATTGGAAATCGACGTTTGGACAGAGGAGAGGAAGGGGACGCTGGACAGAAATCTGCTCTTTGGACCGCCAGGTGTCACCAATGTAGACCCTGCGAACAGCATTATACGCCTTCTACAGGAACACAAGGGCATGTTCATATTCCTCTGTCAG GAGTGCTATGACAGTAAACCTCGGTTCATCAGTAAGCGCTGCAGTGAGGATCCCAGAGTGTGTTCTAACTTGAATGTTCCCCACTCCTTTGATGCCAACAA GTGTTTAGCATTTGTAATGACGACCACCAACATTAACTACAGAAAAGTGCGTCCACTCAGCATACGGGCCCACTTAGAATTGTGCAGCCAAGCCATTCGCGATGGATGCCGAGGGGAGTACAGCTGCCAGAAGGCTCACTCAGTCATTGAGCTACAAACCTGGAGGGTGCAGTGGGACAAAG GTATCAGTCCTGATGAGCTTGTTAAAGTCTCAtcaaaatattatgagaaagaGGAGCAGAAAGCAAGGAAACGGACCTCAAGTAAA GATCATGCTGCTGCAAATGGTAGGGGCACACCAAAAGGCAAGAGTTTAAACATGAAGATGCAGTTTGTCTGTGCTCAGTGCTTGCGAGGCGGCTTCCCCAGTATGCCGGACAAAGCTCTTCAGTATTGCACTGCCAGCCCCAAGCACCC GTGGATAAAAAACCAAAGCACACTGTTGGTGAAGTCCTTGGAGAAGAATAAATGGGTTCCTGTCAGACCGcttccacataaaaaaaacttcCCCGCACATTATGAA TTGTGTACCCGGATGTTGGAGAAAAAGTGTAACTACAGTGGAAACTGCCCCTTTGCACACAGCGAAGAGGAAAAGGAAATGTGGATGTACATGAAGAATCAAGGCG TCTATGAGATGGAGCAGATGTACAACATGTGGCTTACATTAAGCACAAATAGTCGCCAAGCAGACGGACCCATGCTCACCCAGTCCATCCCAGAAGAAAAAGACATTGTCATGCCAACAGACAACGCTGAACCAATG TTGAGCTTCTACTGTTATCTGTGTGGGAGGCACAGTAACGGCGAGCGACAATGGCAGAAACACATCTCAGCCAAAAAGCACAAGGAGCGCCTGTTCAGTTGTGAGGGAGAAGATGAGGCTTTGAAGTGGAGCTACCGCTTCCCTGGTACATTCTTGGAGCTCTGCACCAA GTTAGAAACTGGCTGCGCTGATGGGGCAAGCTGTGACTTCGCCCACAGTTCCGAGGAGTTGCAGGAGTGGATTGAGAGACGGCATTTCCTGCGTTGCAAATTGGCCAAAGCAAGGGAAGACAAGCTCATCATGCCTGATGAGGTTGACTTTGGAAAGTACAACTTTATACTTCAAGACTAA
- the LOC133414409 gene encoding zinc finger CCCH domain-containing protein 7B-like isoform X3, whose translation MAHCAIPDKAYNVDQCAISDLDRLDTLEDDELLGDDLDNLLDCVPNEHIPPKSHNQEVASLSSRESTSMLPFQTPQLPPAFFSSSITQFISMNSLSLGGHNSLDARDDFSSPQGLHSLDNLPGSADGPSLKSTMLDSLDDLLLAAPCAVAVEANQSKTEPKELEKSIDDLLDEWTPVGRTCDPSAQLRSVSGVNQLNSLDSLDSFPPMEGGGPSFPALPQKGTGLDSLCNFSSSAVATSHSLITLKKQFPKCNDKQWHTQTPVSNPLSATHDFMQACTSCFPRQGQGIYTSVHKPDLAHNCKRDILLCKRKGALPSEWTIVRQPPTWTSFSGPFVLCRELSGDLGLCKFGEKCTFAFHQLEIDVWTEERKGTLDRNLLFGPPGVTNVDPANSIIRLLQEHKGMFIFLCQECYDSKPRFISKRCSEDPRVCSNLNVPHSFDANKCLAFVMTTTNINYRKVRPLSIRAHLELCSQAIRDGCRGEYSCQKAHSVIELQTWRVQWDKGISPDELVKVSSKYYEKEEQKARKRTSSKDHAAANGRGTPKGKSLNMKMQFVCAQCLRGGFPSMPDKALQYCTASPKHPWIKNQSTLLVKSLEKNKWVPVRPLPHKKNFPAHYELCTRMLEKKCNYSGNCPFAHSEEEKEMWMYMKNQGVYEMEQMYNMWLTLSTNSRQADGPMLTQSIPEEKDIVMPTDNAEPMLSFYCYLCGRHSNGERQWQKHISAKKHKERLFSCEGEDEALKWSYRFPGTFLELCTKLETGCADGASCDFAHSSEELQEWIERRHFLRCKLAKAREDKLIMPDEVDFGKYNFILQD comes from the exons ATGGCTCACTGTGCCATCCCTGACAAAGCATATAATGTAGACCAGTGTGCCATCTCTGACCTGGACAGACTGGACACTTTGGAGGACGATGAGCTGCTTGGCGATGACTTGGACAATTTGCTAGACTGCGTCCCTAATGAACACATACCACCTAAG AGCCACAATCAGGAAGTAGCCTCACTTTCCAGCAGGGAAAGCACTTCAATGCTGCCTTTTCAAACGCCTCAGCTCCCCCCAGCCTTCTTTAGCTCATCAATTACTCAATTTATCTCCATGAACTCCCTTTCACTTGGCGGTCACAACTCACTGGATGCCCGGGATGACTTCTCATCTCCACAGGGACTGCATTCCTTAGATAACCTCCCTGGAAGCGCAGATGGTCCAAGTTTGAAGTCAACAATGCTAGATTCCTTGGATGACCTCTTGTTGGCGGCTCCGTGTGCTGTAGCTGTAGAAGCCAACCAGTCCAAAACAGAACCGAAAGAACTTGAAAAGTCAATTGATGATTTGCTTGATGAGTGGACACCTGTAGGGCGAACCTGTGACCCATCTGCTCAACTTCGTTCTGTGTCGGGTGTGAACCAGCTGAATTCCCTGGATTCCTTGGACTCATTTCCCCCAATGGAGGGTGGGGGGCCTTCTTTTCCTGCACTCCCACAGAAAGGAACAGGCCTGGACTCACTCTGCAATTTCAGCTCCTCTG CTGTCGCAACGTCTCACAGTCTCATTACTTTAAAAAAGCAATTCCCAAAGTGCAACGACAAA CAGTGGCATACACAAACTCCAGTATCAAACCCTCTGTCTGCCACCCATGACTTCATGCAGGCCTGTACTAGTTGCTTCCCTCGCCAAG gTCAAGGGATATACACCTCAGTTCACAAACCTGACCTCGCCCACAACTGTAAGCGAGACATTCTCTTGTGTAAACGAAAGGGAGCGCTTCCTTCAGAGTGGACCATAGTGCGGCAGCCACCTACATGGACATCCTTCAGCGGGCCatttgttctttgcagag aGCTGTCTGGAGATTTGGGCCTCTGTAAATTTGGGGAAAAGTGCACATTTGCCTTTCACCAATTGGAAATCGACGTTTGGACAGAGGAGAGGAAGGGGACGCTGGACAGAAATCTGCTCTTTGGACCGCCAGGTGTCACCAATGTAGACCCTGCGAACAGCATTATACGCCTTCTACAGGAACACAAGGGCATGTTCATATTCCTCTGTCAG GAGTGCTATGACAGTAAACCTCGGTTCATCAGTAAGCGCTGCAGTGAGGATCCCAGAGTGTGTTCTAACTTGAATGTTCCCCACTCCTTTGATGCCAACAA GTGTTTAGCATTTGTAATGACGACCACCAACATTAACTACAGAAAAGTGCGTCCACTCAGCATACGGGCCCACTTAGAATTGTGCAGCCAAGCCATTCGCGATGGATGCCGAGGGGAGTACAGCTGCCAGAAGGCTCACTCAGTCATTGAGCTACAAACCTGGAGGGTGCAGTGGGACAAAG GTATCAGTCCTGATGAGCTTGTTAAAGTCTCAtcaaaatattatgagaaagaGGAGCAGAAAGCAAGGAAACGGACCTCAAGTAAA GATCATGCTGCTGCAAATGGTAGGGGCACACCAAAAGGCAAGAGTTTAAACATGAAGATGCAGTTTGTCTGTGCTCAGTGCTTGCGAGGCGGCTTCCCCAGTATGCCGGACAAAGCTCTTCAGTATTGCACTGCCAGCCCCAAGCACCC GTGGATAAAAAACCAAAGCACACTGTTGGTGAAGTCCTTGGAGAAGAATAAATGGGTTCCTGTCAGACCGcttccacataaaaaaaacttcCCCGCACATTATGAA TTGTGTACCCGGATGTTGGAGAAAAAGTGTAACTACAGTGGAAACTGCCCCTTTGCACACAGCGAAGAGGAAAAGGAAATGTGGATGTACATGAAGAATCAAGGCG TCTATGAGATGGAGCAGATGTACAACATGTGGCTTACATTAAGCACAAATAGTCGCCAAGCAGACGGACCCATGCTCACCCAGTCCATCCCAGAAGAAAAAGACATTGTCATGCCAACAGACAACGCTGAACCAATG TTGAGCTTCTACTGTTATCTGTGTGGGAGGCACAGTAACGGCGAGCGACAATGGCAGAAACACATCTCAGCCAAAAAGCACAAGGAGCGCCTGTTCAGTTGTGAGGGAGAAGATGAGGCTTTGAAGTGGAGCTACCGCTTCCCTGGTACATTCTTGGAGCTCTGCACCAA GTTAGAAACTGGCTGCGCTGATGGGGCAAGCTGTGACTTCGCCCACAGTTCCGAGGAGTTGCAGGAGTGGATTGAGAGACGGCATTTCCTGCGTTGCAAATTGGCCAAAGCAAGGGAAGACAAGCTCATCATGCCTGATGAGGTTGACTTTGGAAAGTACAACTTTATACTTCAAGACTAA